A single window of Neospora caninum Liverpool complete genome, chromosome XII DNA harbors:
- a CDS encoding putative cysteine desulfurase, translating to MFLSVESHETEGRSASPTPASSRSPTNGPQTALSLWTLPASLSSYLSSFPSSLSRSPKASVSARRGTGEVAADRDGAKQGEIDEVNSHSRGVRFDLCRPGRNEDTAADGPVRGGTQRNAKEAMAPHSDGVQTGGTGTRDGGEVSPFDKKPGESYAAYADRLHRRDGFSLYFDNNSSTMTDPRVYQEMAPFFECLFGNPGSAHERGRINKTALEEARVRVARCLGVSPSTVIFTSGATESLNWAIKCGAHAQCRRGVGRHIVTTRVEHPAVLEICKFLQEDHGFGVSFCPVDCFGFVDLGALPSLLSAETALVSIPHANAEIGAIQPIEESLGKVPVNIPQLGADLVTIAGHKIYAPKGVGALYVGPRACIGPLLHGGGQEGRLRGGTENVPYCVALGKACELIAEGWAPPSGVVRADFLSGPAPPSPSSLPCAPAPLTPAASTSADGASPEAGSAPETQCVADQGVHTAPARGGGDLPGVGERRGEPSEVEIAGRKETREEGSCVEGGSGLGAERTSTTRLAEGHSGAPSGSGVRTPQAEKEGQKQSFSSWLPSLAAAFRQGGSSEEKHDNGSGVVSGFPATPSAFHRFCSSIGFSRVLSLPFGSRSAGGTIPGEWRSFWPERKDAGFRRVSAHPQHMQKTLIRFTHQFFIEVSLLTQWTKDQLADFIRINGPLGQAGRFFEVTDGQQGKSLSEMYGALPNTLSLSIRGAHGPEIVRLLRDRLCISAGCTCHSSGELTSATLQAIQLDRDWARGTIRISTGRFTTLNEATVAGRLLARFLISENLIFGKSERLAALSAGHEPGEKRGAEAS from the exons atgtttctctccgtcgagTCTCACGAAACGGAAGGCCGAAGTGCTTCGCCGACGCCCGCTTCGAGCCGATCTCCAACAAACGGTCCACAGACGGCGCTGTCACTCTGGACTCTccccgcgtcgctctcgtcctACTTGTCGAgttttccctcgtctctgtcgcgaTCTCCAAAGGCCAGCGTCTCGGCCAGGCGTGGAACTGGCGAGGTTGCGGCAGATCGTGACGGAGCGAAACAGGGGGAGATCGACGAAGTGAACAGCCACAGCCGAGGGGTGCGTTTCGATCTGTGTCGGCCGGGGCGAAACGAAGACACTGCGGCAGACGGCCCGGTTCGAGGCGGCACGCAGAGGAATGCGAAAGAAGCGATGGCGCCACACAGCGACGGCGTACAGACAGGGGGGACGGGAACGCGGGATGGCGGTGAAGTGTCGCCTTTCGACAAAAAGCCCGGAGAAAGCTACGCAGCGTACGCCGACAGACTTCACAGACGAGACGGCTTTTCGCTCTACTTCGACAACAACAGCTCCACAATGACCGATCCGCGTGTTTACCAAGAGATGGCGCCTTTCTTCGAAT GCCTCTTCGGGAATCCAGGAAGCGCACACGAGAGGGGCCGAATCAACAAGACAGCtctcgaggaggcgcgagtACGCGTGGCCAGAtgcctcggtgtctctccgtcgacCGTCATCTTCACATCTGGGGCGACAG AGAGCCTCAACTGGGCAATCAAATGCGGCGCACACGCTCAGTGCCGAAGAGGCGTCGGCCGTCACATCGTGACTACTCGCGTCGAGCATCCGGCCGTGCTGGAGATTTGCAAATTTCTGCAG GAAGACCACGGTTTTGGAGTTTCCTTCTGTCCCGTCGACTGTTTCGGATTCGTGGACCTCGGGGCTCTGCCCAGTCTGCTTTCTGCCGAG ACTGCGCTTGTCAGCATCCCACACGCCAACGCAGAAATCGGAGCGATTCAGCCTATCGAAGAG TCGCTCGGGAAAGTTCCTGTAAATATTCCTCAGCTTGGCGCGGACTTGGTGACCA TCGCAGGCCATAAGATCTACGCGCCGAAAGGTGTCGGCGCGCTGTACGTAGGGCCCCGGGCGTGTATAGGTCCTCTCCTGCACGGCGGTGGACAGGAAGGAAGATTGCGAGGC GGAACAGAGAACGTGCCGTATTGCGTCGCGTTAGGCAAGGCGTGTGAACTCATCGCTGAGGGTTGGGCTCCCCCCTCCGGAGTGGTTCGCGCCGACTTTCTATCGGGTCCagctcctccgtctccatcATCTTTGCCGTGTGCTCCTGCCCCGCTGACGCCGGCAGCAAGCACGTCGGCGGACGGGGCATCGCCCGAGGCTGGAtcggcgccggagacgcagtGTGTCGCGGACCagggtgtacatacagctcCAGCGCGAGGCGGGGGCGACTTGCCGGGCGtgggggagaggcgcggggaGCCGAGCGAAGTGGAAATCGCAGGCCGGAAGGaaaccagagaggaaggaagctGTGTagagggaggaagcggaCTAGGAGCGGAACGGACGAGCACGACGCGACTCGCCGAGGGCCACAGCGGGGCACCCTCTGGgtcaggtgtacgtacaccccaagcagagaaggaaggccaGAAACAAAGCTTTTCCTCGTGGCTGCCAAGTCTTGCGGCTGCGTTTCGTCAAGGGGGatcgagcgaggagaaacatGACAACGGATCGGGCGTCGTTTCCGGGTTCCCCGCGACACCCTCTGCCTTCCACCGCTTTTGCTCTTCGATtggcttctcgcgcgtcttgtCTCTACCCTTTGGTTCGAGGTCGGCAGGAGGAACTATCCCTGGAGAGTGGCGCAGCTTCTggccggagagaaaggacgcggGATTCCGTCGCGTCTCGGCTCACCCGCAGCATATGCAGAAGACCTTGATCAGATTCACACACCAGTTCTTCATCGAAGTATCCCTTTTGACGCAGTGGACAAAAGACCAAC TCGCCGACTTCATCCGCATCAACGGACCGCTGGGGCAAGCAGGCCGGTTCTTCGAGGTCACCGACGGACAGCAAGGGAAAAGCCTGAGCGAGATGTACGGCGCGCTTCCCAacactctctctctgtcgatcCGCGGTGCCCATGGCCCAGAAATAGTCAGACTTCTCCGC GACCGCCTGTGTATCTCGGCGGGGTGTACGTGCCACAGCTCGGGAGAGCTCACGAGTGCAACGCTCCAGGCTATTCAGCTGGACCGCGATTGGGCACGAGGGACTATTCGCATTTCGACAG GACGGTTCACAACTCTGAACGAAGCGACGGTGGCGGGTCGTCTCCTAGCCCGGTTCCTGATTTCAGAGAATTTAATTTTTGGGAAATCCGAGCGTCTGGCTGCGCTCTCGGCTGGTCACGAgcctggcgagaagagaggggcggaGGCATCCTAA